The genomic interval ACCGCCTTCTCTAGGTTAATCACATGGTCAGTGGGGAGACTCCCTTGGGCCCAGGCATACAGTTGGCTAGGGGGACACCAAGGTGGGTGTGGGCTGTGGGCAGTAACCCTGAAGCAAGGCTAGTTTCTCCCTGGGTGCCCTGAGGTGAGGAGGCCAGAGGTGAGAGGCCAGCAGGCTGTACCTCTCAGGCCAGGTAGTAGCAGCAGACAGTATCAGGAATAAGGTGAACTCAGCCACCGTGAATAAAGGCAGGGCGAGCAGGCCTGGGAGTTTCCCCCAGCAATCTTTGTGGAAACCCCGCAGCTGCAAGGGTAAGTGGGAACAGCAATCCCTTCTCTGGACCCCCAAGTTACCTCTGTGGGggtctgagggagggagggaaggaagacggAAAGAAGCCAAAGGCATTTACTCAGGTTGGTCATCTGAGTAAAGGTGGCATTTACCACCTTGGTCACCTGTCCATGTATATTTTTGGAGTGAGCAAGAGAGTCAGGTGCCAGAATGCAGCAGATGAGAGACTCTGGAATATACGAGAGGGAGGAGGGCGGCACCTCCTTCCTTCCCGTTTTGACAAGGTGAGGAGGATCAGACTATTTCTGCATCCTCACACCCTCAGCTGCCTCAGCCTTAGTAGACTAAAAGCTAATCTGGGGCAGGTGTTCAGAACAGCCATTGAATCACAAGAAAGTAatggaaattaaagcaaaaaacaaacaaataggatccaattaaaattaaaagcttttgcacagctaaggataccatcaacgaagtgaaaagacaacctacagaatgggagaaatatttgcaaatgatgcgaccaacaagggactaatttccaatatatacaaacagctcatacagcttaatataaaaaaaagcaacccaatcaaaaaatgggcagaagacctaaacagacgtctctccaaagaagacatccagatggccaacaagcacatgacagatgctcaacatcactaattgtcagagaaatgcaaataaaaactacaatgagatattacctcacaccagtcagaatggccatcattaaaaagttcacaaatgataaatgctggagagggtgtggagaaaaaggaatcctcctacactgttggtgggaatgtagttttgtacagccgttatggaaaacagtatggggattcctcaaaaaactacaaatagacttaccatatgatccaacaattctactcctgggcatgtatctgcaggaaaatataatttgaaaaggcacatgtaccccagtgttcatagcagcactatttataatagccaagacatggaagcaacccaaatgtccatcaacaaatgactagataaagaagatgttgtatgtatgtatgtatatgtgtgtgtgtgtgtgtgtgtgtgtgtgtgtgtgtatagtggaAAAGTACTCAaccataaagaaagaataaaataatgccatttgcagcaacatggatggacctggagattgtcattccaagtgaagtaagtcaaaaagagaaaaaaaataccatatgatattgcttatatgtggaaacttaaaaaaaaggacacaaatgaacttatctacaaaacagaaacagactcactgacatagagaacaaacttatggttacccggtGTAAAgcgggtgggaaaggataaattgggaatttaaaatctgcacctcttggggagtgatggaaatgttagctatcttgattgtggtgctgGTTTCATTGATGTATACattcatctatcaaaattcatcaaattgtacatttgaaataagtgaaataattttaaaacagtttacTATGTTTTGAAAGCTGCTTTTTAACTGTAACCCGTGAAAacattttccttgtgttataaatAAGTATAATAAAATTAATGAGGCCTTTGGGTTTCCCCTCCCACTTAAATTCTACTCcacacaaatgaaaatagcatcattttattttctcagtgtaAGAGTAATGCAtcgctgatttttaaaaaagtaaacagaaaagtTTAAGAAAGTAAGGCATTCCCACTACCCATCTTTTTTGAGATCTTGACTCATTTTGTATGGAGGTGCAGGGGAAATGCTGGACCTTTGAGGCTGGGTTggagggagtggaggagaggTGGGTGGACAGGGAGTAGAGAGAAAAATTATTcctcaaagaggaagaaaagaccaATGGATATGGGAGCAGATGCAGTCTCCGTTAACCAAAGAAAGGTAAATTCCAACCACAAGAGAAGTATTTCTGGTCTCGGGTTGGCAGAGGAAAATGAGTGGCAGAACCTGCCgcggaagggaaggagaggggtgggCCAGCTCCTGccgcactgctggtgggagtggtaATTGGGGTCCTGAGCTCAGGAGTGACGTAGCCCTCACGTGAGCAGGAGCCGACGTGTGCAGACGTTTTTCTAATCCCGGTCTTCCTTTGGTCCGGTTGCCATCTCCTTATTGCCCGGAGGTCGGGCGGGCCTGTGgccaggagagaaagaggagataACTGCTTTGATCCCAGCAGGTCTGTGTGTGGATGGGCGCTGCCCCGGGGATCCCTGCAGTGCGGGTGGCGGAGGGCGGAGACCGAAGAGGGACAAGGCCCATTTTCGCCACATCCTTGCACTACCTTCAGCCTTTCCAAGAACGAAAATGATGGACattggggaggaggggctggattCCAGGGAAGACCCCAAACCAGGAGGGGGAAACCTGAAACCTTTGGCATCTAGGGTCTTGAATCGGGAAGGGCAGATATTAAGATTCTTGTTCTGAGTGCTGGTACATCTAGCAAGCCAAAATCTTGGAACTGTGCGTCTGTCTTGTCATTCCCCAAGTATTTCAGTAGGGCCCTGTACCACTCGGAGAAAGGAATAAACAATCCGCCCCGAAACCCTGCAGGTCCGTGCAGAGGTGGGATTGCCCCATGGCCCCCAGAAGGGAGGGGATGACGGAGGTCCTCGCCTTTACTTGGGCGCATTACTAACTCTCTAGCAACCTCCCTGCTATTTCATGCAGCAACTTGGCTATGACAACGCGTGAAGGAAAAATGGTTGTCGTTGGGGCTGGGAATGCGCCTGGGAGGGGGATCAATGAGACCTTtgggttttctttctctcctccggTTTTCCGCACTCCTTCTCCCCGCTTCCCCTCTTTCCAGTTGTTCGAAAGGGGTGTGGTTTTTGCTGGGAAAATGGCTGaccgctggggctggggctgaggctgggtggtggggatgggggagggggaggggtggatggACGTCCTTGCAGGAAGAGGGCTGCTGTCAGCGGACTCCTGATAAGTGGGAGTAGGGTGAGAGACCAAAAGGTGAAATCCGTTTGACAAGCAGAACCTTACATTTGGAAAAGCTGGTATTGGGACTGTCTGAAGTGCTGTTCTGTCCGCCTAGCCATCCGTCTCTGCCGTGTcgcctgtctgtgtctgtggaTCTTGCGCCTGAAGGCCAGTCCAACcctaagagcaggaagaagaggaaaattgTCCAGAAACAAGTAGGTCAGAGTGAGGGTGGTGGCATATTTAGGGATCCCTGGGGTGGAGAATGGTGGAGACTGCAAACTCCAGGGAGCCATGGACCTCCTCTGCatacccctccttccttcctcttcataCCATTGTGGAGCTTGCAAAAGTACTCTGCAGGTATGAGACCAGGAAGCAAGTGGCTAGAAGGACGAGGGTGTTACGAAAGtccgggggtggggaggacctTGCTGCAGATTACTCTTTCCGATACAGTGTCCTTGGTGTTGGTCTGTCTACTAAGCACTCGGTTCCAGAGTTGTCAGTCCTTAGGTTTGGTGGAGGCGGAAACTGagatgagggaggaaggaaattcCTCCCGAGCAGTGGAAGTCAGTAtaatgggtgggggtgggagtatCCTGCTACCTCTGAGACGGTGGGGATGGCAGAGGCATTGGCCGAGTTGGAGACCTTTGTGTATCGCCTGTCTGACTTCTAGACACCCTCGCTCCACCACCACCCATTTTTTCACAGGAAAGGAGTTATGTCATCACCTTTGAAGGAAGTGACTTTCAAGGGTGAGGGTGGGATGGAGGCTTGAAGGTAATtgaaggaaaagggggagggtCATAATGAACTTAAAAGCCGCAGCTTAATGAGAAGAGGGGGATAACCAAAGGTGGGAAATATTGGGCTACGTGGGACTAGGGTTAGTGATTCTGGAGAGTGACGTGTGTCCCGTCCCTGGTGAGGTCTATATGTCCTGAGCGCTCAGCACCACCCTCCTCATCCCATTGTATTCAGGTTTGCAGAACGCAGTGCACTTCCAGGCAAGAAGTAGAAGGAAGAAACTGCTGGGACCCGTGTGGGTATATGTGGGGGTGCCACTGCCCCCAGGACAtctggaggggcaggggaggtagGGAACTGATTAGATATCTTAAATTTAATATACCGGGGTGGTTGAACATGAGGTTGGAGaatctggaggtggggaaaattttcaaaattacctTCCCAATTGAAGAAAGGAATCAGTGATCTAGCCCTGAGTCCCTGCCATGTTCCTGTATGTTTGGTCTGTTTGTTAGCCTGAAGTTCAGTCTGTCTGCATTCAAAGGCACAAAACGAGGAGGCTGAAGTCTCaaatctttctttcattcttaggTCCTGCAGCATCTGCAGCTGTAGCAGAGCCTGCCAACTGTAGCTGAAGACTCCGCCCTCAACGTGGGAGCACTCCTCTGGGCCAGAGCAAGCCCTCTGTGCCCGGGTTAAGAATTCAGACATTCACCCCAGTATGGGTCGTACTCGGGAAGCTGGCTGCGTGGCCGCTGGTGTGGTGATTGGGGCTGGTGCCTGCTACTGCGTATACAGACTGACCTGGGGAAGAGATGAGAGTGGGAAAATCTGGAATGATGACaatgaggatgaggaggaggaatcTAGTGATATTGCAGAGACTGGGAAAGGAGCTAAGGCTAatgctggggctggagctggagctaGAGTTCAGGGTGACTCAAAGGCCAAGGCTGAGGTGGGCGTGGAACTCAAGAGTGGACCTGATGTAAAGGCAGAGGCCCACTTGAAGGCCCAGAGCGGAGGTGGCCTAGAGGCCAAGGCCAAGGCTCTTTTCAGCATCCTGAAGGAACAGGCAAGTGCAAGAGCGGGCAGAGGGGCCAGGTTGAGTACCATCTCTGGGACCAGAATGCTTGCACCTGGTTTACCCTGTCCAGGAATCAGGGGTGGAGGCTGCCACCCTGTGAGGAATGGGgctagggctgggggcagggcaagTAGCAAGTCTAAGGGAAGGACCCGAGGTAAGAGCACCAGGACTCCAACTACAACTACATCATGGTCTGTTCGAAGGGGCAAGTTCAACTTTCCCTATAAAATTGATGATGTTCTGGGTACTAATGACCTTCAAAAGGTCCTTAACATCCTTGAAAGATCTAATGATCCTTTTACTCAAGAAGTAGCCTTGGTCACTCTGGGTAACAATGCAGCATATTCATTTAACCAAAATGCCATTCGTGAATTGGGTGGTCTGCCAATTATTGCAAAACTGATAAAAACGAAAGATCCCATTATTAGGGAAAAGGCATACAATGCCCTTAATAACCTGAGTGTGAATGTGGAAAATCAGGGCAAGATTAAGACTTATATCATACAAGTGTGTGATGACACCATGATCTGTCGTTTGGACTCAGCTGTGCAGATGGCTGGACTAAGGCTGTTAACCAATATGACTGTGACTAATCATTACCAACATTTgctttcctattcttttccagACCTTTTTGCTTTGTTATTCCTGGGAAATTACTTCACTAAGGTTCAGATTATGAAACTAATCATAAACTTTACTGAAAATCCAGCCATGACAAGAGAGCTGGTCAGTTGTAAAGTACCATCAGAATTGATTTCCCTTTTTAATAAAGAATGGGACAGAGAGATTCTTCTTAATATCCTTACCCTATTTGAGAATATAAATGACAACATAAAAAATGAAGGGCTTGCCTCATCCAggaaagaattcagcagaagttcactttttttcttattcaagGAATCTGGAGTGtgtgttaaaaaaatcaaagcattAGCAAATCACAGTGATCTGGTGGTGAAAGTAAAAGTCCTAAAAGTATTGACCAAACTCTAACTGGGAGTCTGTCCCAAACaatattgagattttttttttttagtttgcacttgGGAACAATTttgtaaattctttctttttcactgtgctTGTATGGCAAAGAGATCCTTTCAGCTGCTATTTTGGGATAATGAATATCACGTATCAACAGTGATGCTGGCTATGATGATGGGTTTTAGGCTGGACCATTTTAAGGACGTCAAGTGAATACTAGGGGTTGtacaaagaaaacatttattgatttcATGTTGCTACCTAGATTGAGATATTTTTACTCTTTCCTCTACTTAAACTGACAGCAAACTAATCATGAATAAGCTACACTTTTGTATTGGTTTACATTTGTTAATCTTAGACTTGTGTTTCATCAATAAACGTGTATGTTTtaacaagcaaagaaaaaagtTATGTTCTTGAATTTATGATGTATTTGGAAAGGCAAGATGTAAGGAAACAAAAAGATACTGACAAAACTGAGAATCTCTAATCATGGCCAGCTGTTTCCTATTAGttcttagaagcagcagaaacttCTGCAGGCAACAATGCTCCCCTCAAAGGAAGGGACACTTTAAGCTGGGCTTAAACGACAGACTAAAAATGGGATAAAAGGGCATTGGAAGAGGGAGGAGTAATGGGAAGAAAGGCATGGAGGTAGGACTCCTACCCCAGAGAGAGGAGGCTGGCTTGCCTGGAGTATATAGTGTGCAGAGAGGAAGTGATGGGAAATACAGTCCAGCAGTTGAGGTGAATCCCATTCATGGAAGATCCCCAATTTATAAACAGATGTCTGTGTATTACTCCACCCACCCCTGGAAGACACCAAAGCCTTTTGTGACCAGAGGAATaacagaatgaaaggaaaatgatGTGGCTGACTTGTGTGCAGAATGGGTCAGAGTTGGGGTGGGGACTGGAGTGGCCCCTGGAGAGTGGAACACCAGTTAGGAAGTTACCACCACAGTTCAGGCATAGATGCTAAGGGCGTGAAGTTTCACTGCTGGCCATGGGAGTGGtaaggggaggaaggaagtgaGACGCTTTGACCAAAGAAGTGCTGGAACCTATCCTGGGGACATACAGAGAGGGACAGTTTTATTTTAGGATCCTGAGGACATTTGATAGGAAAACATCCTCTTTCTTGTCCAGCTCTGGTATGTATGTGAGTGAATACATTagttattattttgaaataataggaaaacataatataagaaagaataaattttCGTGCTTCTatcatatttcttttataaagttGGTTGGGGCAGGGTCTTTGTGGAGTGCTCTTTGACCCAATAATTCCACTTGTAGAAATGTGTCCTTAGGAAATATAATTGTTTTAGGAGAAATAATTGGCTTGTACAAGGCTGTGCATCTTTGCACCGCTTTGAAGAGTGAAAAACTATGAATGTCCCAAGTGTCTTGAAATAGGCACTTGGCTAAGAAATTAAGGTATGTCTACAcattaaaacattatttgactCTTGAAAATGTTGATGGGCAACTGCACTTATTTACATGGAAAAAATTCAGCATACAATATTAAGTGGAAAAGCTAATTACATGACTATATACATACTATATCCCATTTttgagaaatacaaaatattgaaagacTAGATACCAAAATAAGAATAGCTATGAGTAATAAGATAATGcatgaatttaatatttaaatctttttccttatctatattttcttatctgtaatgtatgttgattttttttgtgtaATTGTTGGGAAAGAAAAATGTTGGATATAGGCTAGGTTAGAAATGAAGATGATAGAATGGGAGAATGGGCAGGGTTTATATGGATATGTTTGGAGCACATATTGAGTGGGAAAATATTTAGACCAAAAAGGGAGATGTGTTAAAATGAGTTGTCAGGATGTGGATAATAAGAGTCCTTATATCATAGGATTAGATGAGGTACTATGAGTAAATTGCTAAAGTAGTGCTGGAACATAGCAGTTGATTGATAAAAATGAACACCCTGAATTAGCTAAAAGACAGGGTGGATCATTTTTGGTTCACCTTTTTTCTAAGGTGTCGTTCTGCCATACACTAGTGTTATTTCTTTCCctggctttattgaaatataattgatatataacattgtataagtttaaggtgtaacaCTTGTTGATTGATACATTtatctattttctctattttttattaaaatatagttgattcacgatgttgtcttagtttctggtgtacagcatagtgattcagatatatatatatacacatatctatacatatatatatatcaagatGATTAGCTACCACCTCCATCttgtcacataattaccatttcttttttgtgtgataatatttaaaaatctattctcttagcaacattcaaatttacaatacagtattgctagctataatcaccatgctgtacattagatccccagaacttcttaatcttataactggaggtttgtaccatctgaccaatatctccccatttcccccacccccttgtcCCTGGTAACTACCATTCCACTCTCTGTTTCTCCAAGTTTgtcttcttagattccacatataagtgatatacagtacttatctttctctgtctgacttatttcacttagcgtaaaaGCCCTCAATTTTCACTGAAGTTGTTAAAATAGCAGGGAACTGGCAGAGGGTTGAGGAGGGGTCATCAGGCTCACCCTACTGAAGGAATGTTTAAATCAAGAGAATCTGTGTTGTTGCCTTGGGTATCGTATTTAATGTTGCAGATTGCAATTTAGAGCCACCAAAGCAATATTATCCATCTCATGGAattagtattaattttaatttgtttagttttgttagcTTGATTTATTCTTAATTTGTGAGTTTGTTTTATACTTTGTATGAGAGTGAAGGGtggcagaatatgccaccccaaagtATGtcactttggcataaggattattttgtgCTAAAAGCACTTGAAAAATAGCAGGTACAAGAAGAGTAGTGTGACCTCCTTTTCTCCTGAAAACAGGAGATTAAAATCCAATGTGAGATGCCCTTCCTATACCAGGAGGAAAGGCATTATTATCACCAGAGATGGGAGTTGAGAGAATTCTGTAAAACATACCTTGTTAAAATAAGTTTTATCTTCCTGTAGTCTCCACATATTTTATGctctttaaacttttaaaattgaagtatagtcagtttacaatgttgtgtcaatttctggtgtatagcataatgtttcagtcacacatacacatacatatattccttttcatagtctccacatattttacttacttttacacAATTGCCTGTCTTcctttaatataatatataagcaTTTAGGTTTTGCCATTCATTGAGGTCTCCATTTCCTTATGAAGTCTCCTGTGTCATAAAACTTAcattaaataaatgtgtgtgcttttctttttcctaatctgtcttttgtcacaGAGTCCCACCCCAGAACCAAAGATGGATAGAGAAAAGATGTTTTTCTCTTCTACAAGAGCTACAAGTAAAGTCATTTATGCCTAGTTTTaggtatgtaaatatttaaataagattaTAATAATACTAATTTCAAACAATACTAGAAGCCtttgagttttctctttttcagaattATCTTACTCAATTTGATAAGCAAAGTATTTATGTCAAAGACATGTATATTATAGAAGAAAAGTGGTGGGTGGTACCTAATATTTGTCAGACATTGTTTGACATTTTATGTATTCTCCCATTCCCCCTCCTCCACTTAATCTCAATAATCCTGTCAAGTAAGTATTATTATATCTTTACTGAAGAAGAAATGGGACTTGAGTAAGTTGGGTAAAATTTCCCAGAACACTCCGTTACTTAATAAGAGGCAGATGCATTGGTCTTCCAAACATGAGCAATTGGTTGCTTTAAAATTGCATGGTATGGAGCCAAACATCTGTATAATGCCTCCATAGATACTCAACACAAAACTTCCCTTGATGAAGACAAAGATGGAAATGAAATTCTGTATGTTGATTCCATAACTTTGTAGATACCTACACAGCAAGGTGTAGAAGAAAGAGTCAAGTCTTAGGAGTTGCCAATAGGTGAGGCTTGGGCAAGAAACAGAGAAACTGATTATTTGTCCTGCTCCTATGTGTCAGGTAGGATGAGCTCTTTGGGAATGGAGCAAATAATAAAAACTTCTGTGTTTATATCTTGAACTTAGGTTGCTGAGTGACTTTTCTACATGGGATGAAAATGTGGTTAACTTGGGTAATACAAAGCCACCGTGTGGCAGGGGCACAGACCTGACCAGTGTCCATCTACTCCTGCAGGTCTCTTCtcatcccctccttccttcccatccttcttccctctccctcccttgcaCTTCTCCCTTTATTTCCCCCTTCTGGGAGACCATTGGCAGTATTCTCTTTGTGCCTCTGTGTCTTTTGGGGGTGACCATTTAATTCCCATGACACTGGGTCATGCACCCATGGgcactgaatacagaataataattgTCACGGTGGTAATACGGTGACCCTGGGTGTGGTTGGATGCCAAGACTTTTTGGACCTCTGTTGAACAGAGACTGAGTAGGCACTAGTCTTAGCGTGGCACAGCCTGATGTGCACTGCATGAGATTTTGATGTCTCACACCTGGTATTATTTGGAACAGAATCACCCAGACTTTGGGAAGTGCTGTGTGAGACAATGTGTGACTGTCTGGTCCGGGGAGGCCACTGGACTGGCCCAGCCACATGCGGATGTCCAGATGTTTTCACATCAGGGGTTGCCACTCTCAGTCATTTTGGGAAGGGCACAGTTCTGTGATTGTGGCAGCtcatgggggcagggaggaggcaatGTCCTCTCTTTAGAGAGGATGGCAGCATCTGGGAAGCCAAGGAAATTAGAAACTCAGAAGATATCCTGAAATTTGGGTTTGACTGTCCTCTTCTTGTTATTTATCTCAGTTGGAAGCTCTGAATATTTCAACTTTAACtatgatgtttgtttgtttctgtggatagtttttaatcaaattatagaggtttctttttatttttggatggctaaaagtttttaaaattttttttggttaagtatagttgatttacaatattgtgttagcttcaggtgtacagcaaagtgattcaaatatatattatatatattcttttttgattatttttcattataggttattacaagatattgaatatagttccttgtgctatatagttggaccttgttttttaatctattttatatatggcagttagtatctgcaaatcttgaactccaaatttatccctcctcccttcccctttggtaaccataagttttttttctatgtctgtgagtctgtttctgttttgtaaataacttcatttttactattttttagattccacatataagtgatatcatataatatttgtatttttctgtctgacttactttacttagcataataccctcaaggtccatccacgctGTCacaatggcaagattttattcatcttatggctgtgtagtatttcattgtgtgtatatatgtatcaaaatttctttatccagtcatcctttggtggacatttaggttgcttccatatcttggttattgtaaataattgctgcagtaaacatagcagggcatatatctttttgaattagtgttttttctatggaaaaatatccagaagtgaaattgatggattatagtagttctatttttaattttttgaggaatctccttactgatagtggctgcaccagtttatattcccgCCAACaggcatgagggttcccttttctctacatcctcaccaatacttgttgttattatttgttttaaaataatggccattctgacaggtgtgaggtgagagctcattttgattttaacttgcatttccctggtgattagagatgtgagtattttttcatgtgtttgttgaccatgtgtatgtctttggaaaaatgttttttcaggtcctctgcccattttttgagtttttgtttttttcaaagttgatttgtatgaattctttgcATATTTTAGACTTTAACCCCTTATTGGTTATATCATTGGCGaatgtcttctcccattcagtagactgcctttttgttttgttgatattttccttcactgtgaaaaagctttttaatttcatgtagtaccatttgtttatttttgcttttttctcccttgcctaaggagacatatccaagaaaatattgctaagattgatTGAAAGAACACACTGTTTATGTtttttcctaggagttttatagtttcaggtcttacacttaagtcttaatccattttgagtttatttttgtatatggtgtgagaaagttgtacagtttgattcttttatatgtagttgTCTAGtcttcccaacatcatttattgagaagactatcttttccccattgtatatttttgcctcctttgtcatagattaattgtccTTataaatgtgggtttatttctgggctctctattctgttcca from Vicugna pacos chromosome X, VicPac4, whole genome shotgun sequence carries:
- the ARMCX1 gene encoding armadillo repeat-containing X-linked protein 1, yielding MGRTREAGCVAAGVVIGAGACYCVYRLTWGRDESGKIWNDDNEDEEEESSDIAETGKGAKANAGAGAGARVQGDSKAKAEVGVELKSGPDVKAEAHLKAQSGGGLEAKAKALFSILKEQASARAGRGARLSTISGTRMLAPGLPCPGIRGGGCHPVRNGARAGGRASSKSKGRTRGKSTRTPTTTTSWSVRRGKFNFPYKIDDVLGTNDLQKVLNILERSNDPFTQEVALVTLGNNAAYSFNQNAIRELGGLPIIAKLIKTKDPIIREKAYNALNNLSVNVENQGKIKTYIIQVCDDTMICRLDSAVQMAGLRLLTNMTVTNHYQHLLSYSFPDLFALLFLGNYFTKVQIMKLIINFTENPAMTRELVSCKVPSELISLFNKEWDREILLNILTLFENINDNIKNEGLASSRKEFSRSSLFFLFKESGVCVKKIKALANHSDLVVKVKVLKVLTKL